A genomic region of Choristoneura fumiferana chromosome 17, NRCan_CFum_1, whole genome shotgun sequence contains the following coding sequences:
- the br gene encoding broad-complex core protein isoform X1, with the protein MADTQHFCLRWNNYQSSITSAFENLRDDEDFVDVTLACDGKSLKAHRVVLSACSPYFRELLKSTPCKHPVIVLQDVAFTDLHALVEFIYHGEVNVHQRSLSSFLKTAEVLRVSGLTQNDDAQGHLVQSLARAAAAAASPHTPPLHPAHAHPHVPSYTDKLEEALLAHPPHPSVPSMMRRVPLPPRRISRSADNSPDVIKRARHDNNNEQPQLHATDFSTKNHNMINNTRAHEPGNNGNGISNSSSSPSPRLMDEVKMEPRDMICGSNADIDRSTDDTPPHHRPHGGGPPSRDSSADADDRTPPPQLPPSPFLQPADTKLFAHSNTYNFSMAALTEHPSLQGLQSPLAPDGMASTSQVGPLGAGHRCEVCGKLLSTRLTLKRHTEQQHLQPLHSARCSLCHKVFRTLNSLNNHKSIYHRRQRGAPPPPPAPPAPQNLSLAPDTKLPINPPHHNIDFYKFKDQFNV; encoded by the exons atggcCGACACGCAGCACTTCTGCCTGCGGTGGAACAACTACCAGAGCAGCATTACCAGCGCGTTTGAGAACCTTCGCGATGACGAGGACTTCGTCGATGTCACTTTAGCTTGTGATGGGAAGAGCTTAAAGGCGCACAGGGTTGTCCTGTCTGCTTGCAGTCCGTATTTTAGGGAGTTGTTGAAG TCAACGCCATGCAAACATCCGGTGATTGTGCTCCAAGACGTGGCTTTCACCGACCTTCACGCCCTGGTCGAGTTCATCTATCATGGCGAAGTCAACGTGCACCAACGGAGCCTCTCCTCGTTCCTCAAGACAGCTGAGGTGCTCCGTGTCTCAGGGCTCACGCAGAATGATGATGCACAGGGG CACCTGGTGCAGAGCCTGGCGAGGGCAGCGGCCGCCGCGGCGTCCCCGCACACGCCGCCGCTGCACCCCGCGCACGCGCACCCCCACGTCCCCAGCTACACCGACAAGCTGGAGGAAGCCCTGCTCGCCCACCCTCCCCACCCTAGCGTCCCCTCCATGATGCGCCGAGTCCCCCTCCCCCCACGCCGCATCTCCCGCTCCGCTGACAACTCCCCCGACGTCATCAAGCGTGCCCGCCACGACAACAACAATGAACAACCACAGCTCCACGCAACTGACTTCTCAACTAAGAACCACAACATGATCAACAATACCAGAGCCCACGAGCCAGGGAACAATGGGAACGGGATATCCAACAGCAGCTCCTCACCGTCCCCGCGGCTGATGGATGAAGTCAAGATGGAACCTCGGGACATGATATGCGGATCCAATGCTGATATTGACAGGAGTACGGATGACACGCCGCCCCACCACAGACCACAC GGAGGCGGGCCGCCGTCACGCGACAGCTCGGCCGATGCCGACGAccgcacgccgccgccgcagctGCCGCCATCGCCGTTCTTACAACCGGCCGACACAAAACTCTTTGCTCACTCGAACACATACAACTTCAGTATGGCGGCACTGACTGAACATCCATCATTGCAAG GTCTGCAGAGTCCACTGGCTCCGGACGGCATGGCAAGCACATCTCAAG TGGGGCCGCTGGGGGCGGGGCACCGCTGCGAGGTGTGCGGCAAGCTGCTGTCCACGCGGCTGACGCTCAAGCGGcacacggagcagcagcacctGCAGCCGCTGCACTCGGCGCGCTGCAGCCTGTGCCACAAGGTGTTCCGCACCCTCAACTCGCTCAACAACCACAAGAGCATCTACCATCGGCGCCAGCGCGgcgcgccaccgccgccgcccgcgccgcccgcgccccagAACCTTTCCCTAGCCCCCGACACCAAACTCCCGATCAACCCGCCCCACCACAACATCGACTTTTACAAGTTCAAAGACCAATTCAACGTCTAA
- the br gene encoding broad-complex core protein isoform X2 produces the protein MADTQHFCLRWNNYQSSITSAFENLRDDEDFVDVTLACDGKSLKAHRVVLSACSPYFRELLKSTPCKHPVIVLQDVAFTDLHALVEFIYHGEVNVHQRSLSSFLKTAEVLRVSGLTQNDDAQGHLVQSLARAAAAAASPHTPPLHPAHAHPHVPSYTDKLEEALLAHPPHPSVPSMMRRVPLPPRRISRSADNSPDVIKRARHDNNNEQPQLHATDFSTKNHNMINNTRAHEPGNNGNGISNSSSSPSPRLMDEVKMEPRDMICGSNADIDRSTDDTPPHHRPHGGGPPSRDSSADADDRTPPPQLPPSPFLQPADTKLFAHSNTYNFSMAALTEHPSLQGLQSPLAPDGMASTSQGGARTPQEDYRCEPCNKSLSSLTRLKRHIQNVHMRPSREPVCNICRRVYSSLNSLRNHKSIYHRKQQPPATPGQGPFYPVN, from the exons atggcCGACACGCAGCACTTCTGCCTGCGGTGGAACAACTACCAGAGCAGCATTACCAGCGCGTTTGAGAACCTTCGCGATGACGAGGACTTCGTCGATGTCACTTTAGCTTGTGATGGGAAGAGCTTAAAGGCGCACAGGGTTGTCCTGTCTGCTTGCAGTCCGTATTTTAGGGAGTTGTTGAAG TCAACGCCATGCAAACATCCGGTGATTGTGCTCCAAGACGTGGCTTTCACCGACCTTCACGCCCTGGTCGAGTTCATCTATCATGGCGAAGTCAACGTGCACCAACGGAGCCTCTCCTCGTTCCTCAAGACAGCTGAGGTGCTCCGTGTCTCAGGGCTCACGCAGAATGATGATGCACAGGGG CACCTGGTGCAGAGCCTGGCGAGGGCAGCGGCCGCCGCGGCGTCCCCGCACACGCCGCCGCTGCACCCCGCGCACGCGCACCCCCACGTCCCCAGCTACACCGACAAGCTGGAGGAAGCCCTGCTCGCCCACCCTCCCCACCCTAGCGTCCCCTCCATGATGCGCCGAGTCCCCCTCCCCCCACGCCGCATCTCCCGCTCCGCTGACAACTCCCCCGACGTCATCAAGCGTGCCCGCCACGACAACAACAATGAACAACCACAGCTCCACGCAACTGACTTCTCAACTAAGAACCACAACATGATCAACAATACCAGAGCCCACGAGCCAGGGAACAATGGGAACGGGATATCCAACAGCAGCTCCTCACCGTCCCCGCGGCTGATGGATGAAGTCAAGATGGAACCTCGGGACATGATATGCGGATCCAATGCTGATATTGACAGGAGTACGGATGACACGCCGCCCCACCACAGACCACAC GGAGGCGGGCCGCCGTCACGCGACAGCTCGGCCGATGCCGACGAccgcacgccgccgccgcagctGCCGCCATCGCCGTTCTTACAACCGGCCGACACAAAACTCTTTGCTCACTCGAACACATACAACTTCAGTATGGCGGCACTGACTGAACATCCATCATTGCAAG GTCTGCAGAGTCCACTGGCTCCGGACGGCATGGCAAGCACATCTCAAG GTGGCGCCCGCACCCCCCAAGAAGATTACAGATGCGAGCCGTGTAACAAGAGCCTTTCCTCGCTGACGCGGCTCAAACGGCATATTCAGAACGTTCACATGCGCCCTTCGCGAGAGCCCGTGTGTAACATATGCCGGCGGGTGTATTCCAGCCTCAATAGCCTCCGGAACCACAAGTCGATCTACCACCGCAAGCAGCAGCCGCCCGCGACCCCCGGCCAGGGCCCCTTCTACCCCGTCAACTGA
- the br gene encoding broad-complex core protein isoform X3: MADTQHFCLRWNNYQSSITSAFENLRDDEDFVDVTLACDGKSLKAHRVVLSACSPYFRELLKSTPCKHPVIVLQDVAFTDLHALVEFIYHGEVNVHQRSLSSFLKTAEVLRVSGLTQNDDAQGHLVQSLARAAAAAASPHTPPLHPAHAHPHVPSYTDKLEEALLAHPPHPSVPSMMRRVPLPPRRISRSADNSPDVIKRARHDNNNEQPQLHATDFSTKNHNMINNTRAHEPGNNGNGISNSSSSPSPRLMDEVKMEPRDMICGSNADIDRSTDDTPPHHRPHGGGPPSRDSSADADDRTPPPQLPPSPFLQPADTKLFAHSNTYNFSMAALTEHPSLQGLQSPLAPDGMASTSQGKKLFSCSLCGKVLCSKASLKRHIADKHAERQEEYRCTICERVYCSRNSLMTHIYTYHKSRPGETDQIRFF, from the exons atggcCGACACGCAGCACTTCTGCCTGCGGTGGAACAACTACCAGAGCAGCATTACCAGCGCGTTTGAGAACCTTCGCGATGACGAGGACTTCGTCGATGTCACTTTAGCTTGTGATGGGAAGAGCTTAAAGGCGCACAGGGTTGTCCTGTCTGCTTGCAGTCCGTATTTTAGGGAGTTGTTGAAG TCAACGCCATGCAAACATCCGGTGATTGTGCTCCAAGACGTGGCTTTCACCGACCTTCACGCCCTGGTCGAGTTCATCTATCATGGCGAAGTCAACGTGCACCAACGGAGCCTCTCCTCGTTCCTCAAGACAGCTGAGGTGCTCCGTGTCTCAGGGCTCACGCAGAATGATGATGCACAGGGG CACCTGGTGCAGAGCCTGGCGAGGGCAGCGGCCGCCGCGGCGTCCCCGCACACGCCGCCGCTGCACCCCGCGCACGCGCACCCCCACGTCCCCAGCTACACCGACAAGCTGGAGGAAGCCCTGCTCGCCCACCCTCCCCACCCTAGCGTCCCCTCCATGATGCGCCGAGTCCCCCTCCCCCCACGCCGCATCTCCCGCTCCGCTGACAACTCCCCCGACGTCATCAAGCGTGCCCGCCACGACAACAACAATGAACAACCACAGCTCCACGCAACTGACTTCTCAACTAAGAACCACAACATGATCAACAATACCAGAGCCCACGAGCCAGGGAACAATGGGAACGGGATATCCAACAGCAGCTCCTCACCGTCCCCGCGGCTGATGGATGAAGTCAAGATGGAACCTCGGGACATGATATGCGGATCCAATGCTGATATTGACAGGAGTACGGATGACACGCCGCCCCACCACAGACCACAC GGAGGCGGGCCGCCGTCACGCGACAGCTCGGCCGATGCCGACGAccgcacgccgccgccgcagctGCCGCCATCGCCGTTCTTACAACCGGCCGACACAAAACTCTTTGCTCACTCGAACACATACAACTTCAGTATGGCGGCACTGACTGAACATCCATCATTGCAAG GTCTGCAGAGTCCACTGGCTCCGGACGGCATGGCAAGCACATCTCAAG GTAAAAAGTTATTCTCCTGCTCGTTATGCGGGAAGGTATTATGCTCGAAGGCGTCCCTCAAGCGGCACATTGCCGACAAGCACGCCGAGCGGCAGGAGGAGTACAGGTGCACGATCTGCGAGCGGGTTTACTGCTCCCGGAACTCACTGATGACGCATATATACACCTACCACAAGTCCCGGCCGGGGGAGACCGACCAGATTCGGTTTTTTTAG
- the LOC141437084 gene encoding broad-complex core protein-like — protein MPPPTAGGINEPQECPYCRRTFSCYYSLKRHFQDKHEQSDTLYVCEFCHRRYRTKNSLTTHKSLQHRGSSGMLKRLLKTSALQSALAPAPHHLFDLGAEHPQLPPGLQ, from the coding sequence ATGCCCCCGCCCACCGCCGGCGGGATCAACGAGCCGCAAGAGTGTCCCTACTGCCGCCGGACGTTCTCTTGTTACTACTCCCTGAAGCGACACTTCCAAGACAAGCACGAGCAGTCCGACACCCTGTACGTGTGCGAGTTCTGCCACCGAAGGTACCGGACCAAGAACTCCCTGACGACGCACAAGAGTCTGCAGCACCGCGGTTCCAGCGGCATGCTCAAGCGGCTGCTGAAGACGTCGGCGCTGCAGAGCGCGCTGGCGCCCGCGCCGCATCACCTGTTCGACCTCGGCGCGGAGCACCCGCAGCTGCCGCCCGGCCTTCAATGA